From bacterium:
ACACGGGCCGCGCCGCGAGACGCGCGTCCTCCACCGAAGCCGCGCCGCCGATCTTCACCCGGACGACCTTCGTCACCCCCTCGCCGTCGCGGACGATCGCCAGGGCCAGCTCGAGGCATACCTCGCGCAGGGCGGCGGCGAACCGCTCGCACGCCCCCGGAGAATCGATCGCGGCGCCCGAGACACCCGTCGCCGCGATGAGAACCGTATCGTTCGTCGAGGTATCGCCGTCGATCGTGATGCAGTTGAAGGTCTGCTCGCAGGCCTCCCGCAGCATTTCCTGAAGCGTCGTGGAAGACACCGCCGCATCCGTCGTGAGGTAGGCGAGCATGGTCGCCAGATTGGGCGCGATCATGCCGGCCCCCTTCGACATCCCGCCGAGGCGGACGGTTCCGCCCGGAAGGTCGATCTCGACGGCGCACTCCTTGGGCCGGGTGTCGGTCGTCATGATGGCCTTGGCCGCGGCAGCGCCCTGATCGGCTCCCAGGCCGTTCACCAAGGGGCCGAGGGCCGCCTCCATGATCTCGACCGGCAGCTGCGCGCCGATCAGCCCCGTCGAGGACATCACCACCTCGGCCTCGCTGCAGCCGAGGCGCTCGGCCAGCGCCGCGCAAAGGTGCCGGGCGTTACTCATCCCCTGCTCGCCCGTGCAGGCGTTCGCATTGCCGCTGTTGACGAGCACTGCCCGGAGCGGCGCCTTGCCCACCCGCTCGCGGCAAAGGACAACGGGCGCAGCCACCACGAGGTTCTGTGTGAAAACGCCCGCCGCCTGCGCCGGCGGATCGAAAACGAGAAGCATCATGTCGGGCCGGCCAGAGGCCTTGATGCCGGCCGTCACCGCCGCGGCACGCACGCCGCCAGCGGCGCACACCCCGCCTGGAATTTTCCGGATGAAAGAATTTTCGCTCATAGCCAAAACCCCGGATGAAGAAGACCCTGGGACTCGGTCAGGCCCAGCATCAGATTCATGTTCTGCACAGCGGCGCCCGAGGCGCCCTTCACCAGATTGTCGATGGCGGTCACAACGATGAAGCGGCCCACCCGCTCATCGAAGGTCAGCCCCACGTCCACGAAGTTACTCCCCGACACCTGGCTCACGTTCGGGAAGGCGCCCTCGGGCATCAGGCGGATGAAGGGCTCCCCGTCATAGGCGTCCCGCAGGGCCGCCCGCGCCCTTTCCGTGCTGGCCCCCGGTGTCCCGGCCGCGTAGATGGTTGAGAGAATCCCCCGCGTGATCGGGACCAGATGGGGCGTGAACGAGACGCGCACCTCCGCCCCCGCGGCGAGGGAGAGTTCCTGCTCGATCTCGGGGGTATGGCGGTGGTTGCCCACCCCGTAGGCCTTGAAGCGCTCGTTCACCTCGGAGAACTGAAGGTCGAGATCGGCCTTTCGGCCCGCTCCCGAGACGCCCGACTTGGCGTCAATGACGATGGAGTTTCCTTCGATCAGGCCCGCCCGCAGCAGC
This genomic window contains:
- the argJ gene encoding bifunctional glutamate N-acetyltransferase/amino-acid acetyltransferase ArgJ, whose amino-acid sequence is MSENSFIRKIPGGVCAAGGVRAAAVTAGIKASGRPDMMLLVFDPPAQAAGVFTQNLVVAAPVVLCRERVGKAPLRAVLVNSGNANACTGEQGMSNARHLCAALAERLGCSEAEVVMSSTGLIGAQLPVEIMEAALGPLVNGLGADQGAAAAKAIMTTDTRPKECAVEIDLPGGTVRLGGMSKGAGMIAPNLATMLAYLTTDAAVSSTTLQEMLREACEQTFNCITIDGDTSTNDTVLIAATGVSGAAIDSPGACERFAAALREVCLELALAIVRDGEGVTKVVRVKIGGAASVEDARLAARPVSESLLVKTAIHGELPNWGRLFAAAGRSGAKIRPEKMALRIGGVDVMWEGAPVAGWEEKLGEVMKQPEYEIALNLGVGSAEAAVWTTDLSYDYVRINAEYRT
- the argC gene encoding N-acetyl-gamma-glutamyl-phosphate reductase, with protein sequence MYRVAVVGATGYTGFELLRLLASHGGVEVGALTSETYTGKEVGEVFPSLVSHFPQKFQKLDPADFKGFDLIFACLPHRVAMNSIPALLETGARIVDFSADYRLRDPKVYEAWYKTEHVSTDLIPEAVYGIPELYRDAIKKARLVANPGCYPTGAILALSPLLRAGLIEGNSIVIDAKSGVSGAGRKADLDLQFSEVNERFKAYGVGNHRHTPEIEQELSLAAGAEVRVSFTPHLVPITRGILSTIYAAGTPGASTERARAALRDAYDGEPFIRLMPEGAFPNVSQVSGSNFVDVGLTFDERVGRFIVVTAIDNLVKGASGAAVQNMNLMLGLTESQGLLHPGFWL